The Streptomyces seoulensis genome contains a region encoding:
- a CDS encoding roadblock/LC7 domain-containing protein produces the protein MTTPSTYGLSSEARNLHWLLTNLVEEVPGIQSVAVVSSDGLLLLSSDPSRAEAERQNRPVTKGPRGSAADLATIVSGIGSLTVGAAKLMDFGTVRHTMVAMDEGSLFVMSISDGSLLGVHGSAECDMSVIAYHMALFVGRAGHVLTPELRSELRKSMESEPSGSVR, from the coding sequence TTGACCACGCCCAGTACCTACGGACTGAGCAGTGAAGCCCGCAACCTGCATTGGCTGCTGACCAACCTGGTCGAAGAAGTACCCGGTATCCAGTCGGTCGCGGTCGTCTCCTCCGACGGCCTGCTCCTGCTGTCGTCCGACCCGAGCCGCGCCGAGGCGGAGCGGCAGAACCGGCCGGTGACCAAGGGGCCCCGCGGCTCCGCCGCCGACCTCGCCACCATCGTCTCCGGCATCGGCAGCCTCACCGTGGGCGCCGCCAAGCTGATGGACTTCGGCACGGTCAGGCACACCATGGTCGCCATGGACGAGGGGAGCCTCTTCGTCATGTCGATCAGCGACGGCTCGCTGCTCGGCGTGCACGGCTCCGCCGAGTGCGACATGAGTGTGATCGCGTACCACATGGCGCTCTTCGTCGGCCGGGCCGGACATGTGCTGACCCCGGAACTCCGCAGCGAGCTGCGGAAATCCATGGAGTCCGAGCCGAGCGGGAGCGTCCGATGA
- a CDS encoding lysozyme, giving the protein MPAYRPGRTRPRALAVWLTALLGALSLVLAAAPAQAAPHRGDAYLGMGVLSHDGSSGAPAGTRAAQTEGVDVSGHQGNVDWATLWNSGVRWAYTKATEGTYYTNPSFAQQYNGSYNVGMIRGAYHFATPDTTSGAAQANYFVDHGGGWSRDGRTLPGVLDIEWNPYGAACYGLSAAAMTNWIADFLNTYRARTGRDAVIYTATSWWTQCTGNTAAFGAVYPLWIARYATAPGTLPAGWGVQTMWQYTSSGPTVGDHDKFNGALDRVQALANG; this is encoded by the coding sequence ATGCCCGCGTACAGACCCGGCCGCACCCGCCCGCGCGCACTCGCCGTCTGGCTCACGGCCCTGCTCGGCGCGCTGTCCCTCGTCCTCGCCGCCGCTCCCGCCCAGGCCGCGCCCCACCGCGGCGACGCCTACCTCGGCATGGGCGTCCTCTCCCACGACGGCAGCTCCGGCGCCCCGGCGGGGACCAGGGCCGCCCAGACCGAGGGCGTCGACGTCTCCGGTCACCAGGGGAACGTCGACTGGGCGACGCTGTGGAACAGCGGAGTCCGCTGGGCCTACACCAAGGCCACGGAAGGGACCTACTACACCAACCCGTCCTTCGCCCAGCAGTACAACGGCTCGTACAACGTGGGCATGATCCGGGGCGCGTACCACTTCGCCACCCCGGACACCACGAGCGGCGCGGCGCAGGCGAACTACTTCGTGGACCACGGCGGCGGCTGGTCGCGTGACGGGCGGACCCTGCCCGGCGTGCTGGACATCGAGTGGAACCCGTACGGCGCCGCTTGTTACGGCCTGTCCGCGGCCGCGATGACCAACTGGATCGCGGACTTCCTGAACACCTACCGGGCGCGCACCGGCCGGGACGCGGTGATCTACACGGCGACGAGCTGGTGGACCCAGTGCACGGGCAACACCGCGGCCTTCGGCGCGGTCTACCCGCTGTGGATCGCCCGGTACGCCACCGCGCCGGGCACGCTGCCGGCCGGCTGGGGTGTGCAGACGATGTGGCAGTACACCTCCTCCGGCCCGACGGTCGGCGACCACGACAAGTTCAACGGCGCCCTGGACCGGGTGCAGGCGCTGGCCAACGGCTGA
- a CDS encoding GTP-binding protein, which produces MDSAVSDATAPVGNAPLVDGLAEPDGELKSWQQDRSRAPVATKIVVAGGFGVGKTTLVTAVSEITPLQTEALMTQASEETDDLTATPGKTSTTVAMDFGRITLDDDLVLYLFGTPGQQRFWFMWDDLVRGAIGAVVLADTRRLKDCFPALDYFESCGLPYVVAVNHFDGSDMFGPEDVREALTIPAHIPVMIMDARRRISVIETLLALVGHALDVTPE; this is translated from the coding sequence GTGGACTCCGCCGTCTCTGACGCGACCGCCCCCGTCGGGAACGCTCCCCTCGTCGACGGCCTGGCCGAGCCCGACGGGGAACTGAAGTCCTGGCAGCAGGACCGCAGCCGGGCTCCCGTCGCCACCAAGATCGTGGTGGCGGGCGGCTTCGGCGTGGGCAAGACCACCCTGGTCACCGCGGTCTCGGAGATCACCCCGCTCCAGACCGAGGCCCTGATGACCCAGGCGAGCGAGGAGACCGACGACCTCACCGCCACGCCGGGCAAGACCTCCACGACCGTGGCCATGGACTTCGGCCGCATCACGCTCGACGACGACCTGGTGCTCTACCTGTTCGGCACGCCGGGCCAGCAGCGGTTCTGGTTCATGTGGGACGACCTGGTGCGCGGCGCGATAGGCGCCGTGGTCCTCGCCGACACCCGGCGGCTCAAGGACTGCTTCCCGGCGCTGGACTACTTCGAGAGCTGCGGCCTGCCCTACGTGGTCGCGGTCAACCACTTCGACGGCAGCGACATGTTCGGGCCGGAGGACGTGCGGGAGGCACTGACGATCCCCGCGCACATCCCTGTCATGATCATGGATGCGCGGCGCCGGATCTCGGTGATCGAGACCCTCCTGGCCCTGGTGGGCCACGCGCTGGACGTAACACCCGAGTAG
- a CDS encoding MarR family winged helix-turn-helix transcriptional regulator: MHEDGNNGTGGGTAPVAPRCVDQEFLALERELTVLLRRARANQGEMAREVHPDLEPAAYGLLIRLDEQGAQRATDLAAYIGVGKATMSRQLRALEDLGLIAREPDPADGRAWLVTLTGEGRGRVGQVREARRARYVSQLAHWDRREVAELARLLHELNGIAEK; encoded by the coding sequence GTGCACGAGGACGGAAACAACGGTACGGGCGGCGGAACCGCACCCGTGGCGCCGCGCTGTGTCGACCAGGAATTCCTGGCGCTGGAGCGCGAACTGACCGTGCTGCTGCGGCGGGCACGGGCCAACCAGGGCGAGATGGCCCGCGAGGTCCACCCCGACCTGGAACCGGCCGCGTACGGCCTGCTCATCCGGCTCGACGAGCAGGGCGCCCAGCGGGCCACCGATCTGGCCGCCTACATCGGTGTCGGCAAGGCCACCATGTCCCGCCAGTTGCGCGCCCTGGAGGACTTGGGACTGATCGCCCGCGAACCCGACCCCGCCGACGGCCGCGCCTGGCTGGTCACCCTCACCGGCGAGGGCCGGGGCCGCGTGGGCCAGGTCCGGGAGGCCCGCCGCGCCCGCTACGTCAGCCAGCTCGCCCACTGGGACCGCCGCGAGGTCGCCGAACTCGCACGGCTGCTGCACGAGTTGAACGGCATCGCGGAGAAGTAG
- a CDS encoding DUF742 domain-containing protein, with translation MSAIAKKTQLPTRGDRKAARVRPYSLTGGRTRFGHVLLVETFVAATAALDAPEERRELTNGTSPRVMPEMLAIVELCRRMRTVAEIAALLRMPLGVVRVLLSDLADQGKIRVYGTGTGHGTGRPDRALLERVLSGLRRL, from the coding sequence ATGAGCGCCATCGCCAAGAAGACGCAGCTCCCCACGCGCGGCGACCGCAAGGCCGCCCGTGTGCGCCCCTACTCGCTCACCGGGGGCCGCACCCGGTTCGGCCACGTCCTCCTGGTGGAGACGTTCGTGGCCGCCACCGCGGCGCTCGACGCCCCCGAGGAGCGCAGGGAACTGACGAACGGCACGTCCCCGCGCGTGATGCCGGAGATGCTCGCCATCGTCGAACTGTGCCGCCGTATGCGCACGGTGGCCGAGATCGCCGCGCTGCTGAGAATGCCGCTCGGCGTCGTCCGCGTGCTCCTCAGTGACCTCGCGGACCAGGGAAAGATCCGTGTTTACGGCACCGGAACCGGTCACGGCACCGGCCGTCCGGACCGCGCGCTGCTGGAAAGGGTGCTGAGTGGACTCCGCCGTCTCTGA
- a CDS encoding sensor histidine kinase: MQKKRPRRTGRQTAPEGTEQTPVGAGRPTHVRNRLIVAVAVVAAAIAAAGAPALLTASQDLNESQELVTLADETQDALALAHSLADERDEVTSYVAAGRPKTKAPSEQRGARVDRQVEDLRADTDLPAKLRTALDGIATVRRAALTGKSDAPRTQQAYSATITELHRLAEELAERTPPRAGSGAYALAELDSAVQQSAAARGLLLAALSVPSTPRTVISPVTGLPVTTSGSTEADTARRDALTTAAQRARLRADASLATFRETAPKAAVTSYDSTVTGPEVNSADKYLDLLTEQPTFGDRQLAVSAKKLDAALSARVDLMRGAESALYERQGQSLATLRDDDVTGLEIRIAVLGALMLVAVGIATAMARTLTRPLSVLRRGSARLAGAEDPVGQEPIAFTGRNDEFAQVVRSVNALHAHAVTLHERVATLEADRKHLVGQRQKMADARESLRAELTDSSAQLERLRESIGGTFVNLALRTLGLVERQLSVIEGLEEREQDPERLATLFKLDHFATVMRRHSENLLVLSGTEHIQPAHGPVPLVDVVRAAVSEIERYERVRIAALPPHAHVAGFAADDLSHLLAELMENASSFSPPDLPVEVSAWLLESGEVMLSVQDEGIGMADERMERLNGRLADFDPESPYEQEGEDGLGLGLYVVARLAHRHGIRVQLREQKQGGVAAVVVLPQSLLTETPVGAVPHPATRADSTQSFSLPGADAEANSNVLRGRPKGADPLVALAEKAVADNAAAEKAAAGNAVPDSGAGDPVIPRQATRELPPETVPEALPEPAPETTMELLLPAAAPADGNTAATPEPATPLPAEATHDRAPDETEEKLTSKGLPKRTPKITAPEAPVRPRATGVDAEALRRRLGGFRKGAQAGYRDVEAEIAEHTAQNQRPATSANAEESTGGHAEEASS, translated from the coding sequence GTGCAGAAGAAGCGGCCTCGGCGCACAGGCAGGCAGACGGCCCCCGAGGGGACCGAGCAGACCCCCGTGGGCGCTGGACGCCCCACCCATGTGCGCAACCGGCTGATCGTCGCCGTGGCCGTGGTGGCCGCTGCCATCGCCGCTGCAGGCGCCCCCGCCCTGCTCACCGCCTCCCAGGACCTCAATGAGTCCCAGGAGCTGGTGACCCTGGCGGACGAGACGCAGGACGCCCTCGCGCTCGCCCACTCCCTGGCCGACGAACGCGACGAGGTCACCTCCTACGTCGCCGCCGGACGCCCCAAGACCAAGGCGCCCTCGGAGCAGCGCGGCGCCCGTGTCGACCGCCAGGTCGAGGACCTGCGCGCCGACACCGACCTGCCGGCCAAGCTGCGCACCGCGCTGGACGGCATCGCCACCGTCCGCCGCGCCGCGCTGACCGGCAAGTCCGACGCGCCGCGCACGCAGCAGGCGTACTCCGCCACCATCACCGAACTGCACCGGCTCGCCGAGGAACTGGCCGAGCGGACGCCCCCGCGGGCCGGCTCCGGCGCCTACGCGCTCGCCGAACTGGACTCCGCCGTCCAGCAGTCCGCCGCCGCCCGCGGCCTGCTGCTGGCCGCGCTCAGCGTCCCCTCCACGCCCCGCACCGTGATCAGCCCCGTCACCGGGCTGCCCGTCACCACCAGCGGCAGCACCGAGGCCGACACCGCACGCCGCGACGCGCTCACCACCGCCGCCCAGCGGGCCCGGCTGCGCGCCGACGCGAGCCTCGCGACCTTCCGCGAGACCGCGCCCAAGGCGGCCGTCACCTCCTACGACTCCACGGTCACCGGCCCCGAGGTCAACTCCGCCGACAAGTACCTCGACCTCCTCACCGAGCAGCCCACCTTCGGCGACCGGCAACTGGCCGTCAGCGCCAAGAAGCTGGACGCCGCCCTCTCCGCCCGCGTCGACCTGATGCGCGGCGCCGAGTCCGCTCTCTACGAGCGCCAGGGACAGAGCCTCGCCACCCTCCGGGACGACGACGTCACCGGCCTGGAGATCCGCATCGCGGTGCTCGGCGCCCTGATGCTGGTCGCCGTCGGCATCGCCACCGCCATGGCCCGCACCCTGACCCGGCCGCTGTCCGTGCTGCGCCGGGGCTCGGCCCGCCTGGCCGGCGCCGAGGACCCCGTCGGACAGGAGCCGATCGCCTTCACCGGCCGCAACGACGAGTTCGCCCAGGTCGTCCGGTCCGTCAACGCCCTCCACGCGCACGCCGTCACCCTGCACGAGCGGGTCGCCACCCTGGAGGCCGACCGCAAGCACCTGGTCGGACAGCGGCAGAAGATGGCCGACGCCCGCGAGTCGCTGCGTGCCGAACTGACCGACTCCAGCGCCCAGCTCGAGAGGCTGCGGGAGAGCATCGGCGGCACCTTCGTCAACCTCGCGCTGCGCACCCTCGGACTGGTCGAGCGCCAGCTCTCCGTCATCGAGGGGCTGGAGGAGCGCGAGCAGGACCCCGAGCGCCTGGCCACCCTGTTCAAGCTGGACCACTTCGCCACGGTCATGCGCCGCCACAGCGAGAACCTCCTGGTCCTCTCCGGCACCGAGCACATCCAGCCCGCCCACGGACCGGTCCCGCTGGTCGACGTGGTCCGCGCCGCCGTCAGCGAGATCGAGCGCTACGAACGCGTCCGCATCGCCGCACTGCCCCCGCACGCCCACGTGGCCGGCTTCGCCGCCGACGACCTCTCCCACCTGCTGGCCGAGCTCATGGAGAACGCCAGCTCGTTCTCCCCGCCGGACCTGCCCGTCGAGGTCTCCGCCTGGCTGCTGGAGTCCGGCGAGGTCATGCTCTCCGTCCAGGACGAGGGCATCGGCATGGCCGACGAGCGCATGGAGCGGCTCAACGGCCGCCTCGCCGACTTCGACCCGGAGTCGCCGTACGAGCAGGAGGGCGAGGACGGCCTCGGCCTCGGGCTGTACGTCGTCGCCCGGCTCGCCCACCGGCACGGCATCCGCGTCCAGTTGCGCGAGCAGAAGCAGGGCGGGGTCGCCGCGGTCGTCGTCCTGCCGCAGTCGCTGCTCACCGAGACCCCCGTGGGCGCGGTCCCGCACCCCGCCACCCGCGCGGACTCCACCCAGAGCTTCTCCCTGCCCGGCGCCGACGCCGAAGCCAACTCCAACGTGCTGCGCGGCCGCCCCAAGGGCGCCGACCCGCTCGTCGCCCTCGCCGAGAAGGCCGTGGCCGACAACGCCGCAGCCGAGAAGGCGGCCGCCGGGAACGCCGTGCCGGACAGCGGCGCCGGCGACCCGGTGATCCCGAGGCAGGCCACCCGCGAACTGCCGCCCGAGACGGTGCCCGAGGCACTGCCGGAGCCGGCCCCCGAGACCACGATGGAGCTGCTGCTCCCGGCGGCCGCCCCCGCCGACGGGAACACGGCCGCCACTCCCGAGCCCGCCACCCCCCTCCCCGCCGAGGCCACGCACGACCGTGCCCCGGACGAGACGGAGGAGAAGCTGACGAGCAAGGGCCTGCCCAAGCGCACCCCGAAGATCACCGCACCCGAGGCCCCGGTCCGACCGCGCGCCACCGGCGTCGACGCCGAGGCCCTGCGCCGCAGGCTCGGCGGCTTCCGTAAGGGCGCCCAGGCCGGGTACCGGGACGTCGAAGCGGAGATCGCCGAGCACACGGCGCAGAACCAGCGGCCCGCCACCAGCGCGAACGCCGAAGAGTCCACGGGGGGACACGCCGAGGAGGCAAGCAGTTGA
- a CDS encoding protein phosphatase 2C domain-containing protein yields MRTDLVSEPGDAGRPNEDFAGVGLPASGQGGCVILLDGVTPPPQAPGCSHPVPWFTARLGGALTELTVSHRDLTLAEILGRAIRQTSEAHLITCDLSHPRTPQATVVLVRWSDRTVEYLVLSDSALLLRAPDGTVTPVLDDRLARLPRSALASAERVDAELRNKEGGFFTAAADPAVARRAVTGTVPRARVRSLVTLTDGAARWTEKFHEGDWTALFDLVAKEGTRSLVDRVRELESADREERAFLGRSKTHDDATAVHVEL; encoded by the coding sequence GTGCGTACTGATCTCGTCTCGGAACCCGGCGACGCCGGCCGGCCCAACGAGGACTTCGCGGGGGTCGGACTACCCGCCTCCGGACAGGGCGGTTGCGTGATCTTGCTGGACGGAGTGACACCGCCCCCGCAGGCACCGGGCTGCTCGCACCCGGTCCCCTGGTTCACCGCCCGGCTGGGCGGCGCGCTGACCGAACTGACCGTTTCCCACCGAGATCTGACGCTGGCGGAGATTCTCGGTCGGGCGATCCGTCAAACATCCGAGGCCCATCTGATCACCTGTGACCTTTCTCACCCGCGTACGCCCCAGGCGACGGTGGTGCTGGTGCGCTGGTCGGACCGGACGGTGGAGTACCTGGTGCTCTCGGACTCCGCGCTGCTGCTGCGCGCGCCGGACGGCACGGTGACCCCGGTGCTGGACGACCGGCTGGCCCGGCTGCCGCGTTCGGCGCTGGCGAGCGCGGAACGGGTGGACGCCGAGCTGCGCAACAAGGAGGGCGGTTTCTTCACGGCCGCCGCCGATCCCGCGGTGGCCCGGCGCGCGGTGACGGGCACGGTGCCGCGCGCCCGGGTGCGCTCGCTGGTGACGCTGACGGACGGCGCGGCCCGCTGGACGGAGAAGTTCCACGAGGGCGACTGGACGGCCCTGTTCGACCTGGTCGCCAAGGAGGGCACCCGGTCACTGGTGGACCGGGTGCGGGAGCTGGAGTCGGCGGACCGCGAGGAACGGGCGTTCCTTGGCCGCAGCAAGACGCACGACGACGCGACGGCCGTCCACGTGGAGCTGTGA
- a CDS encoding styrene monooxygenase/indole monooxygenase family protein, giving the protein MRKILVVGAGQSGLQLALGLQSHGYEVTLMSNRTADEIRSGRVMSTQCMFDTALQHERDLQLNFWESQAPKIEGLGVSVAAPGSFDPGPSQRAIDWVGKLDGYAQSVDQRVKMAGWMETFAQRGGQLVIHGAAVGDLDYFSRTYDLVLVSAGKGELVSMFGRDPERSPYTEPQRALAVAYVHGLGPRPEHPEFDAVRCNLVPGVGEMFVMPTLTTSGRADILFWEGIPGGPLDVFNGIKDPAEHLSLTLELMEKFLPWEYARATKVELTDAGATLAGRYAPTVRNPIGRLPGGGLVLGVADVVVANDPITGQGSNSASKCAAAYLASILERGDQPFDEEWMKATFDRYWATAQHVTKWTNAMLAPPPEHILNLIGAAGQLQPVADRFANGFNDPADFENYFYDPAKAEAYVGSVAGA; this is encoded by the coding sequence ATGCGGAAGATACTCGTCGTCGGAGCCGGTCAGTCCGGTCTCCAGCTCGCCCTCGGCCTCCAGTCGCACGGCTACGAGGTCACCCTGATGTCCAACCGGACGGCGGACGAGATCCGTTCCGGCCGGGTCATGTCGACGCAGTGCATGTTCGACACGGCCCTCCAGCACGAGCGTGACCTCCAGCTCAACTTCTGGGAGTCCCAGGCCCCGAAGATCGAGGGCCTCGGCGTCTCGGTCGCCGCCCCCGGCTCCTTCGACCCCGGCCCCTCCCAGCGGGCCATCGACTGGGTCGGCAAGCTGGACGGCTACGCGCAGTCGGTGGACCAGCGGGTGAAGATGGCCGGCTGGATGGAGACCTTCGCCCAGCGCGGCGGCCAGTTGGTCATCCACGGCGCGGCCGTCGGCGACCTCGACTACTTCTCCCGCACCTACGACCTCGTGCTGGTCTCGGCCGGCAAGGGCGAGCTGGTGTCGATGTTCGGCCGCGACCCGGAGCGCTCCCCGTACACCGAGCCGCAGCGCGCGCTCGCGGTGGCGTACGTGCACGGGCTCGGCCCGCGTCCGGAGCACCCGGAGTTCGACGCGGTCCGCTGCAACCTGGTGCCCGGTGTCGGCGAGATGTTCGTGATGCCGACCCTGACCACCTCCGGCCGTGCCGACATCCTCTTCTGGGAGGGCATACCCGGCGGCCCGCTCGACGTGTTCAACGGCATCAAGGACCCCGCCGAGCACCTCTCCCTGACCCTGGAACTCATGGAGAAGTTCCTGCCCTGGGAGTACGCGCGCGCCACCAAGGTCGAACTGACCGACGCCGGCGCCACCCTGGCGGGCCGCTACGCGCCGACCGTGCGCAACCCGATCGGCCGGCTCCCCGGCGGCGGTCTCGTCCTCGGCGTGGCCGACGTGGTCGTGGCCAACGACCCCATCACCGGCCAGGGCTCCAACTCGGCCTCCAAGTGCGCGGCCGCCTACCTCGCCTCCATCCTGGAGCGCGGCGACCAGCCCTTCGACGAGGAGTGGATGAAGGCCACCTTCGACCGCTACTGGGCCACCGCCCAGCACGTCACCAAGTGGACCAACGCCATGCTGGCCCCGCCGCCGGAGCACATCCTCAACCTCATCGGCGCCGCAGGCCAGCTCCAGCCGGTCGCCGACCGCTTCGCCAACGGCTTCAACGACCCGGCCGACTTCGAGAACTACTTCTACGACCCCGCGAAGGCGGAGGCGTACGTCGGCTCGGTCGCCGGAGCCTGA
- the lon gene encoding endopeptidase La: protein MPDESGESMEFTLVLPVLPLDGEVVLPGMVVPLDLSDAEVRAAVEAAQAAARPESGKPKVLLVPRIDGTYAKTGVLGTVEQVGRLADGDPGALVKGRRRVRIGAGTTGNGAALWVEGVPVEETLPDPLPGQVTELVKEYKALATAWLRKRGAWQVVDRVQAIDGVSALADNSGYSPFLTTDQKTELLETTDPVARLRLATQQLRDHLAEQDVAETIAKDVQEGVDKQQREFLLRRQLEAVRKELRELNGDGTDTAEESDDYRARVEAADLPEHVREAALKEVDKLERSSDQSPEGSWIRTWLDTVLEMPWNERTEDAYDIQGAKEILDAEHAGLDDVKARITEYLAVRKRRGERGLGVIGGRRGGAVLALVGPPGVGKTSLGESVAHAMGRKFVRVALGGVRDEAEIRGHRRTYVGALPGRIVRAVKEAGSMNPVVLLDEIDKVGSDFRGDPAAALLEVLDPAQNHTFRDHYLEVELDLSDVVFLATANVLEAIPEALADRMEIVRLDGYTEDEKVVIARDHLLPRQLERAGLTGEEVTLDEGALRKIAGEYTREAGVRTLERTVARLLRKVAAQHELGERELPFTVREEDLRALVGRPHHVPESAQDPAERRTAVPGVATGLAVTGAGGDVLYVEASLADPETGAAGLTLTGQLGDVMKESAQIALSFLRSRGAELELPVADLKDRGVHIHFPAGAVPKDGPSAGITMTTALASLLSGRLVRTDVAMTGEVSLTGRVLPIGGVKQKLLAAHRAGVTTVIIPKRNEADLDDVPAEVLEKLDVHAVTDVRQVLELALAPASAGAELPVAA, encoded by the coding sequence ATGCCTGATGAGTCGGGTGAGTCCATGGAGTTCACGCTCGTCCTGCCCGTGCTGCCGCTCGACGGCGAGGTCGTGCTGCCCGGGATGGTCGTTCCGCTGGACCTGAGCGACGCCGAGGTCCGGGCCGCCGTGGAGGCCGCCCAGGCCGCCGCGCGTCCGGAGTCCGGCAAGCCGAAGGTGCTGCTGGTCCCGCGCATCGACGGCACCTACGCGAAGACCGGTGTGCTGGGCACCGTCGAGCAGGTCGGCAGACTCGCCGACGGCGACCCCGGCGCCCTGGTGAAGGGCCGCCGCCGGGTCCGCATCGGCGCGGGCACCACCGGCAACGGCGCCGCCCTGTGGGTCGAGGGCGTCCCGGTCGAGGAGACGCTGCCCGACCCGCTGCCGGGCCAGGTGACCGAGCTGGTCAAGGAGTACAAGGCGCTGGCCACCGCCTGGCTGCGCAAGCGCGGCGCCTGGCAGGTCGTGGACCGGGTCCAAGCCATCGACGGCGTCTCCGCGCTCGCCGACAACTCCGGTTACTCGCCCTTCCTCACCACCGACCAGAAGACCGAGCTGCTGGAGACCACCGACCCGGTGGCCCGCCTCAGGCTCGCCACCCAGCAGCTCCGCGACCACCTCGCCGAGCAGGACGTGGCCGAGACCATCGCCAAGGACGTCCAGGAGGGCGTCGACAAGCAGCAGCGCGAGTTCCTGCTGCGGCGCCAGTTGGAAGCGGTCCGCAAGGAACTGCGCGAGCTGAACGGCGACGGCACGGACACGGCCGAGGAGTCCGACGACTACCGCGCCCGAGTGGAGGCCGCCGACCTGCCCGAGCACGTCCGCGAGGCCGCGCTCAAGGAAGTGGACAAGCTGGAGCGCTCCTCCGACCAGTCCCCGGAGGGCTCCTGGATCCGCACCTGGCTGGACACCGTCCTGGAGATGCCGTGGAACGAGCGGACCGAGGACGCCTACGACATCCAGGGCGCCAAGGAGATCCTGGACGCCGAGCACGCCGGTCTCGACGACGTGAAGGCGCGCATCACCGAGTACCTCGCGGTGCGCAAGCGGCGCGGTGAGCGCGGCCTCGGTGTGATCGGCGGGCGGCGCGGCGGTGCCGTGCTCGCGCTGGTCGGCCCGCCTGGTGTCGGGAAGACCAGCCTCGGCGAGTCCGTCGCGCACGCCATGGGGCGGAAGTTCGTCCGGGTCGCCCTCGGCGGCGTGCGGGACGAGGCGGAGATCCGGGGCCACCGGCGCACCTACGTCGGCGCGCTGCCCGGCCGTATCGTCCGCGCGGTCAAGGAGGCCGGGTCGATGAACCCGGTCGTGCTGCTGGACGAGATCGACAAGGTGGGCTCGGACTTCCGGGGCGACCCGGCCGCCGCCCTCCTCGAAGTGCTGGACCCGGCGCAGAACCACACCTTCCGGGACCACTACCTGGAGGTCGAACTCGACCTCTCCGACGTGGTCTTCCTCGCCACCGCCAACGTGCTGGAGGCGATCCCGGAGGCGCTGGCCGACCGGATGGAGATCGTCCGGCTGGACGGCTACACCGAGGACGAGAAGGTCGTCATCGCCCGCGACCACCTGCTCCCGCGCCAACTGGAGCGGGCCGGCCTGACCGGCGAGGAGGTCACGCTCGACGAGGGCGCGCTGCGCAAGATCGCCGGGGAGTACACCCGCGAGGCGGGCGTGCGCACCCTGGAGCGGACCGTGGCGCGGCTGCTGCGCAAGGTCGCGGCCCAGCACGAACTGGGAGAGCGGGAGCTGCCGTTCACCGTGCGCGAGGAGGACCTGCGCGCTCTGGTCGGACGCCCGCACCACGTGCCCGAGTCCGCGCAGGACCCGGCCGAGCGCCGTACGGCCGTACCCGGCGTGGCGACCGGGCTCGCGGTCACTGGCGCGGGCGGCGACGTGCTGTACGTCGAGGCGTCGCTCGCCGACCCGGAGACGGGCGCGGCGGGGCTGACCCTCACCGGGCAGCTCGGTGACGTGATGAAGGAGTCGGCGCAGATCGCGCTGAGCTTCCTGCGCAGCCGGGGCGCCGAGCTGGAGCTGCCGGTGGCCGACCTGAAGGACCGGGGTGTGCACATCCACTTCCCGGCGGGCGCGGTCCCCAAGGACGGGCCGAGCGCGGGCATCACCATGACCACCGCGCTGGCCTCCCTGCTCTCCGGCCGGCTGGTCCGCACGGACGTGGCGATGACCGGCGAGGTCTCGCTGACCGGGCGGGTGCTGCCGATCGGCGGGGTGAAGCAGAAGCTGCTCGCCGCGCACCGCGCCGGGGTGACCACCGTGATCATCCCCAAGCGCAACGAGGCCGACCTGGACGACGTCCCGGCCGAGGTGCTGGAGAAGCTCGACGTGCACGCGGTGACCGACGTGCGCCAGGTGCTGGAGCTGGCCCTCGCGCCGGCCTCCGCCGGGGCGGAGCTGCCGGTCGCGGCCTGA